A DNA window from Mycoplasmopsis pullorum contains the following coding sequences:
- a CDS encoding ATP-binding cassette domain-containing protein yields MKWNRLILQDKKSYFKALFIGVLNSIFIVLGTWLFYKALENLNASQLSMSLYFLLGFIGCEIFSIFFEYYKQKLFIWLIYSTQNNLRYAFFNKLNEIHPRDFKNQANESFLNLLETDSNNVAQYALVQVTILSYITVVIGYTILYAYLAWMIILIFWAISIVKFLIQLITIKFKAKNTVRAKALQENLFIKIGNYANNFLSFVFADKTKLIAHLFVKNINGIYIKEAKYAAISSTFGFIQNLLNWIALATCFVTGLLMYQNQIISLSLFIIFVTYFNRFDSNFRALFDVFEDVKLIKEYNKKVNDFFAKFQTKNLLNKVEFEKLSIENLSFKYEDKQILDNINLTIDKNKKYLISGKSGAGKSTLVELIFNLLPNYQGTIKLNDYTIQKSDDLSSNFALMNDEIILPEIIEKEYWQQSQVQDLLDNLVIDFIDFNQNTETNKLSLGQKQRLILLNTLMQDKNIYVLDESLSNIDKANQVKIFDYLVSLNKTIIFVSHHFNQQMIAKLDQVFTI; encoded by the coding sequence ATGAAGTGAAATAGATTAATTTTACAAGATAAAAAATCGTATTTTAAAGCTTTGTTTATTGGTGTTTTGAATTCAATTTTTATTGTTTTAGGCACATGATTATTCTATAAAGCGCTTGAAAACCTGAATGCTTCACAATTAAGTATGTCACTCTATTTTCTTTTAGGATTTATCGGATGTGAAATCTTTTCAATCTTTTTTGAGTACTATAAACAAAAATTATTTATCTGATTAATATACTCAACTCAAAATAATTTACGTTACGCTTTCTTTAATAAATTAAACGAAATTCATCCAAGAGATTTCAAAAATCAGGCTAACGAAAGTTTTCTTAACTTACTTGAAACAGACTCAAATAACGTTGCTCAATACGCACTGGTTCAAGTAACCATTCTATCCTATATTACAGTAGTTATCGGATACACAATTTTATACGCTTATTTAGCTTGAATGATTATTTTGATTTTTTGAGCTATATCAATTGTTAAATTCTTAATACAACTTATCACCATTAAATTCAAAGCTAAAAACACCGTTCGAGCAAAAGCATTGCAGGAAAATCTTTTTATTAAAATTGGAAATTATGCAAATAACTTTTTAAGTTTCGTCTTTGCAGATAAAACTAAATTAATTGCTCACTTATTTGTCAAAAATATCAATGGTATTTACATCAAAGAAGCTAAATATGCTGCAATTTCATCAACATTCGGTTTTATTCAAAATTTACTGAATTGAATCGCTTTAGCAACTTGTTTTGTAACCGGTTTATTGATGTATCAAAATCAAATCATTAGCTTGTCACTATTTATCATTTTTGTTACATACTTCAATCGTTTTGATAGTAACTTTAGAGCTTTATTTGATGTGTTCGAAGATGTAAAATTAATCAAAGAATACAACAAAAAAGTTAACGATTTCTTTGCAAAATTCCAAACCAAAAATCTCTTAAACAAAGTCGAATTTGAAAAATTAAGCATTGAAAATTTATCTTTTAAATATGAAGATAAACAAATTTTAGACAACATAAATTTAACAATCGATAAAAACAAAAAATACTTGATTTCAGGTAAATCTGGAGCAGGTAAATCAACATTAGTTGAGTTAATTTTTAACTTATTACCAAATTATCAAGGGACAATCAAATTAAACGATTATACCATTCAAAAAAGTGACGATTTATCAAGTAATTTTGCATTGATGAATGATGAAATTATCTTACCTGAAATAATTGAAAAAGAATATTGACAACAAAGTCAGGTTCAGGATTTACTAGATAATTTAGTAATTGATTTTATTGATTTTAACCAAAACACTGAAACTAACAAACTCTCTTTAGGTCAAAAACAAAGATTGATTTTATTAAACACATTAATGCAAGATAAAAACATTTATGTTTTGGACGAATCATTAAGTAACATTGACAAAGCAAATCAAGTCAAAATTTTTGATTATTTGGTTAGTCTAAATAAAACAATTATCTTCGTGTCGCACCATTTTAACCAACAAATGATTGCTAAACTTGATCAAGTATTTACAATTTAG